In Archaeoglobus profundus DSM 5631, the sequence GCTAGAACTCTCAAAGCAATCTTTGAACACAATCAACGAATACAAAAAGGCTCTGAAATACTTCCTGAGATTTCGTGGGAATGAGGAATTAGCGAGAAAAATAAAGAGAAGGGAACCCAAGGACAACGATCTAACCAGAGACGACCTACTGAGCGTTGATGAAGTCTTAAAACTTGTTAGTGTGACGATGAATGAAAGAGATTCTGCACTTATCATGTGCCACTTAGACTTGTGCTGCAGACCTGAAGAAGTCCTAACCTTGACGGTGGGCGATTTTGTGAGGGACGCATGGGGTAGAAACATCAAACTGTAGCTTTTTGTATTGTAGTGTATCTTTTTATACCTCTCAACGCTATGAGGTAGGCTGATGCAGTATGAACATCAATTCCTTTCGACAACGAAATACCTATAGCATCGATTGAAGTATAAGCTGGATTCACCTTAACAAGTGTGCCACCAACCTTCTTAACGAGCATGCTTACCTGTTGCTGGTACTTCCGAATACTCCACTTCCTAACATTACCCCTTATATTATTTGGTTTAGATAAGTCTTCAATAACGAAGTATTTTACTCCGTGCGAGACAGCGTATTCCACGAGCTTTGAAAGAGCATCCTGTCTAATTGCTCTAGACTTATTTTTGTCGTAGTTAATGACTTCGGGGAAGTGGATATTCCTTATATCTCTGATTCTTCCATAAGAATCGACGATAACCATGTTTATCCTATCAACATTAAAATCAAAACCAGCATAGAACTTATTTTCCGACTCCACTTTAACTCTCTTACCAAAGTACTTTGCATATAAATCGGCTGGAACGTTGAGATATAGGTAAAGCTTCTTCCTAAATACCGTTTTCCAGTTTTCTCTTTTACCTTTGAGCTTAATCGTTACACCAGCACCATAATTGCAACTATTTAGTTCTTGGAGCAAGGGTATGTAATTTTTACCGAACCTAACTCTTACCTCAATCCATTCGTGTCTACCGTCAGCATGTGGTATTTTTATTAGTACTTTATCAGTGCTTACTAATCTGATGTTACGATTTCCCTCCTCACATTTAGCACCAACAGAATATAGTAGCGGTTTTCTGAGTTTTATCTTTGTTTGCTCTTTATACAGCTTAGCAACTTTAATTGCTGAGCTGGCATACCAAGCATTAGATAAAACTTTAGTTAGTCTTCTCTTGACTTCACTTTCACTAAATTTTCTCCTAAAAAGTAGGGTATGAGCTAACTCAACGGAATCTCTAAACATTCTCATCAAGGTAAGGAGCTTTGCTAGTGCTACATCATCATTTACAAGGAGTTTACCAACTATTGTTGCTCTTTCTTCACTTTCTCTAACCATAGTCTAATCGCCTCTTCTAATGCCTTCTTTATAGCACCATAATACCCAAACTTCCTAACTGCGTGGACTTCAAACTCTCTCCAAAGTTCGTCGGGTATTTCAACAGTCTTCCTGACCATCTCATACACCTATGAGAAGTATGAAAAGTAAGATTTATAAGCCTTTTCCTATAATCTACTATTGATGTTGCTGAACCCGATGATTAATGAGGGTGATGAATCTCTGATGAACCCAAGTTCGATGAGGGGAGTTCTGCTCCCGTAGTCGGGCTTGGGGGATGTTAGCCGTGATGAACCTAACCGTACCTGATACAGTCTGATATAATTTGATAAATGAAGGTACGGTGCGAACGGTATAAGAGTAGAGATAAGGAGAAGCAAGACATTTCGTAGAAGTCCGCATCTAAGTTTCTCGTTACCCTACGTATCCAGATGGCTCAATGTTCACCCTCTCAAGGATGATCCATCTGCACCTATGTGGATCGACCTAAACGCATTCAGGAAAGGTATCGTTAAACCTATAGATAACAATGCCTACCATAGGATCCTCGACAGACTCTTCAAGAGGGCTGGGATTAAGAAGAGAAAGAGATTCAGCCCTTACAAGCTGAGGCATACGGGTATAACGCTCTGGGCTGTCCTGCTCACGGAACAACAGCTATCTAAGAGAAGTGGACACATCATGGGATCAAGGCACCTAAGGAGATATGCCAAACTGGTGGACTCCGATGCGGATAAGAAAATTCTCAAAGAATTGGGATTAATAAGAGACGAAGAAGCTGAGCCAGACGTTAAAAGACTCTCACCCGTAAGATGCCAAATATGCGGTGAGTTCAACGAACCCTCCAGAATGAGATGCTGGAAATGCAAAGCGATGCTCGATCCCACGAAACTTGTTGAGGAATTTGGTGGAGAGGAGATAATGGATACAATCATCGACGATGAACTTGAGAAAGTCTTGGAGAACAAGATTAGAGAAATGATCTTGCAGATTCTAAGAGAAGAAGGGGAGATTAGATTTTAATACTTCTACTTTTTTCTTTTAACTTTCTTACAGCAACCCAAACTTCTTCTTCGGGTATATTATACTCTTGGGAGATTTGTTTCACTACTCTCTGCATTATCGTGTAAACCTTCATTTTACTCTCACCTCCCTAATAATTCCAGCTTGCTTCAACCTTCCAACGATAATCAGAATTGTCAGGGTGTTCGTGTTCAATTTTTCTGCTATCTCTTTTATGTCACAACTTCTCATCTTGATTATCTCTCGTATAACGTTTTCGTTTCTCCTGAACTGCTTGTATACGGCTTCTCCTTTCTTCTTAGTCCTTAACACCACTAGATGTTCCGGTAACCCAACCACATTTTCAACTTCCTTTACACTCAACTCCCAACATCTCCCACTTGGTGAAGTCACTAATACTCTAAGTAATCTTATGATAGTACATACTCTGCTAAGTGTTAAATATATTTAACTCTGCTAAAGTTAATATATTCAACTTTGCATACTTATTCAAAAGTAAATTACGCACACTTTGTTAGATAATTATAAATAGTGGGGGCAAGTAACGTAGAGATAGGAGGTGTGGGAATGGAAAGTGAAGACATGAAAGGAAATAGAGAGCGCAGAGGAGAGTTGTTAAGGACATCAATAATGCTGACGCCCGAGCACAGGAGCAAACTTGCAATACTCATGCAAGTCACTGGAGCGGACATGAGTGAAATCCTAGGTAGTGCAATCGACCTGTACTACTGGTACGTCAAGAAGTACGCTGAGAAGGAGGGTTTGGAGGATATAGTACAACTATTAGAAGTGGCAGAGAAAGTAAAAAGCTTAGCTAGAAGGAAAATAGATCCAGAGAAAGTAGAAGAATTCGCCAAGTCTGATATCTTATCCCGAACGAAAAAGAAATAGTTAGGAGACAATCTCAAAAGGCTCTCTTCACTTCTTAACCTCTCTTTGACCTCCTCCCCGCTTTTCACAGTATTTCCGAAAGTTGGCAATTAGGTCAACCTAAATAGGGTTGAGGATTTTTATTTGATTTTGAAATACTCTCTGAATTTTTATCTGGTTGCCAAATATTCCACTTTCGGAACTACTGTGAAAAGCGGGGCTTTCTTAGCGACGTTTTGTAAAAACAAGAATTTGCTAGACAAAAAAGTAATTATCATAAA encodes:
- a CDS encoding IS200/IS605 family element transposase accessory protein TnpB, with the protein product MVRESEERATIVGKLLVNDDVALAKLLTLMRMFRDSVELAHTLLFRRKFSESEVKRRLTKVLSNAWYASSAIKVAKLYKEQTKIKLRKPLLYSVGAKCEEGNRNIRLVSTDKVLIKIPHADGRHEWIEVRVRFGKNYIPLLQELNSCNYGAGVTIKLKGKRENWKTVFRKKLYLYLNVPADLYAKYFGKRVKVESENKFYAGFDFNVDRINMVIVDSYGRIRDIRNIHFPEVINYDKNKSRAIRQDALSKLVEYAVSHGVKYFVIEDLSKPNNIRGNVRKWSIRKYQQQVSMLVKKVGGTLVKVNPAYTSIDAIGISLSKGIDVHTASAYLIALRGIKRYTTIQKATV
- a CDS encoding helix-turn-helix domain-containing protein; amino-acid sequence: MSVKEVENVVGLPEHLVVLRTKKKGEAVYKQFRRNENVIREIIKMRSCDIKEIAEKLNTNTLTILIIVGRLKQAGIIREVRVK
- a CDS encoding site-specific integrase; its protein translation is MWIDLNAFRKGIVKPIDNNAYHRILDRLFKRAGIKKRKRFSPYKLRHTGITLWAVLLTEQQLSKRSGHIMGSRHLRRYAKLVDSDADKKILKELGLIRDEEAEPDVKRLSPVRCQICGEFNEPSRMRCWKCKAMLDPTKLVEEFGGEEIMDTIIDDELEKVLENKIREMILQILREEGEIRF